Below is a window of Myxococcales bacterium DNA.
CGCTCGTTCGTGAGCCCACCGGCGTCTGCACCTGGGAGCTCGGCTTGGTTCTCTTCTTCGCGCCCGACGCGGCCTTCACGGGTCCGGGGCTTGCGCGTGGCCGAGGCGGCTTGCGGCCGACGTGCTCTGCCCGGAATGCACTCGGACACAGCTCACTCACGCTGCAGGCGGCACACGCCGGTTTGCGCGCCGAGCACACCCGCCGGCCGTGGAAGATCAGGGTATGGGAGACACGGTCCCAGTGCTCGCGCGGCAACAGGCGCATGAGGTCGGTCTCGACTTTTTCCGGGGTGTCGTCACGCGTCCAGCCAAGCCGCTGAGAAATTCTGAGCACGTGGGTGTCGACCACCACCCCCTCGGGCTTGCCGAACGCCACGCCCAACACCACGTTCGCGGTCTTGCGTCCGACGCCGGGCAACTTCACGAGCTCATCGAGCGTCCTGGGCACCTGGCCGCCGTGGTCGCTCATCAGGCACTTTGCCAGGCCGGTGATGCTCTTGGTCTTCTGGCGAAAGAAACCCAGGGAGCCGATCACCCGCTCGACCTCGTTGGGATCCGCGGTGGCGAGCGCCTGCGGCACGGGCCAGCGGCGGAAGAGCTCAGGCGTCACCTTGTTCACACCGACATCGGTGGCCTGCGCTGACAACACGGTGGCCACCACCAGCTCGAAGGCGTTCCGATGGTCGAGCTCGCAGTGTGCGTCAGGGTGCTGCGCGACCAGGTGTGCGAACATTGTCGCTACGGTCGCCGGAGCTGCCGTGCCCCTTGCACCTCCGCCGCGCCGACTCGCCATCAGTCGTCGCTCGGCTCGCCGCCTTCGCCGCCGTTGCCTTCGTCGCTGGGCTCGCTGTCCTCCGCGTTCTCCGCGTTCTCTGCGTCCTCTGCGTCCTCCGCGTTCTCCGCGTTCTCTGCGTTCTCCGCGTTCTCTGCGCTCTCTGCGTTCTCCGGCGGCATCATGCTCTCGTCGTCCAGGCCGGATGAGCTCTCGCTCATGGCTTCCATCGCCACGATTCGCTCACCTTCGTCCACGCTCATGAGTTTCACACCCTGAGCGTTGCGCCCGGTCTCGCGGATCTCCGAGACGCGCGTTCGAATCGTCTGGCCGCGGTCGGTGATCAGCATGATCTCGTCCGCCTCGGTGACGAGCGCGATGCCCACGACGGGACCATTGCGGTCGCTGGCATCGATCAAGATGATGCCCTTGCCGCCGCGGCCCTGTTGCCGGAACTCTTCGAGCGGGGTGCGCTTGCCGTAGCCGCGCTCACACACCGCCAAGACCTGCGTTCGCAGCGGATCGGTGGCGGCGAAACCCACCACCTGATCGCCGTCGTCGAGCGAGATGGCCTTGACCCCGGCTGCGGGGCGCCCCATCGGCCGTACGAGCTGTTCGTCGAAGCGGATGCTCTTGCCGCTCTTGGTCGCGATCAAGAACTCCCGTGACCCATCCGTGACGGTCGCAGACAGGAGGTGGTCGTCGTCGGCGATCTTCACGCCGATGATGCCCTTCTCTCGGTAGTTCTCGTACTCGATCACCTCCGTCTTCTTGATCTGCCCACTCGTCGTGAGCGTGACCACGAAGATCCCCTCCTGGAATCCGGGCACGGGAGTGATGGCGCGGATGCGTTCGTCCTCCTCGATGCCGAGGAAATTCACGATTGCCCGCCCCTTGGCCTGGCGGGCCGCCATCGGGATTTCGTAGACCTTCTTCACGTACACCTTGCCGATGTCGGAGAAGAAGAAGACGAAGCTGTGGGTCGACGCGACGAACAGCTGGTTCACGAAGTCGTCGTCGCGGGCTTCCATGCCGCGGTTGCCCTTGCCGCCGCGCTTCTGCGCCTTGTAGTCGTTGAGAGCGGTGCGCTTGATGTAACCCTGGTGGGAAATCGTCACCACCATCGGTTCTTCCTGGATCAGATCCTCGATCTGGATCTCCGCCTCGTTGTCGACGATCTCCGTGCGGCGCACCTCGGCGTGGCGCGACCTCACGTCCAAGAGCTCTTTGACGATCACCTCCATGAGCAGCGTCTCGTCGCCCAGGATCGCCCGCAGGCGTGTGATCTCGTCGCACAGCTCGCCGTACTCCTTGGCGAGCTTCTCGTATTCGAGGCCAGTCAGCTTGGCCAGGCGCATGTCCAAGATGGCCTTGGCCTGGCGCTCTGATAGTCGGTAGTCCTTGACCTGCGCGGCGGCCTCGATCTCCGCTTCGGGCCGCCCGGCGCGGCGCACGAAGGACTCGAGCCCGGCGAGCGGCAGCGTCATCAAACGCCCCCGCGCCTCTTCGCTGTCGCGGGACTCTCGGATGGTCTTGATGACGAGGTCGACCTCCGTCACCGCCATGCCGAGGCCCTCGACGATTTCCTTGGAGGCTTCGGCCTGCGCCAGCTCGTAACGCGTGCGGCGGCTCACGACCTCGCGCCGGTGTTCGATGAACTGCCGCAGCGTCTCCTTGAGATCCAGCACTGCAGGGCGCCCGTCCACGATGGCGAGGTTGATGATGCCGAAGGACGCCTGCAGGTCGGTCAGGCGGAACAGCTGATTCAGAACGACGTCGGGGTAGACGTCCTTCTTCAGCTCGACGACCAGCCGCATGCCGTCGCGGTCGCTCTCGTCGCGAACCTCGCGGATGCCTTCGACGCGTTTGTCCCGGATCAGCTCGCCGATCTTGGCGGCCAGCCGCGCTTTGTTCACCTGGTAGGGGATTTCACTGACGACAATCTGCTCGCGCTCGGAGTTGCCGGCGACCTTCTCGACCAGGGTTTTGGCGCGCATCACCACGCTGCCGCGACCGGTCTTGTATGCCGCCCAGATGCCAGCGCGGCCGTGGATCATGCCGCCCGTCGGGAAATCGGGGCCCGGAATGATGCCGATCAGCTCCTCGATGCTGGTCTCGGGGCGGTTGATCAGACAGATGGTCGCGTCGATCACCTCCGCCAGGTTGTGCGGTGGAATGTTGGTCGCCATGCCGACCGCGATGCCACCCGACCCGTTCACCAACAAGTTCGGGAAGCGCGCCGGAAGGACGGTCGGCTCCTCGTTCGACTCGTCGAAGGTCGGTGTGAAATCCACCGTGTCCTTCTCGATGTCCTCCATGAGCTCCATGGCAATCTTCGCCATGCGACACTCGGTGTAACGATACGCGGCCGGCGGATCGCCATCGACGGAGCCGAAGTTACCCTGGCCGTCCACCAACATGTGGCGCAGGGAGAAGTCCTGCGCCATGCGCACGAGCGAGTCGTAGACTGCTGCATCGCCGTGGGGGTGGTACTTGCCGATGACCTCGCCGACGACCAGCGCGCACTTGCGATAGGCCGTTGCGGGCGTGAGGTTCAGGGCGCGCATCGCGTACAAGATGCGGCGGTGCACCGGCTTCAGACCATCCCGGACGTCCGGGATGGCACGCCCGATGATCACGCTCATCGCGTAATCGAGATACGACGTGCGCATCTCCTCTTGGATGCTGATCGGTTGGTCCGAAGAGGACGACGTGGGGTTCGACGGGGGCGGGTTGGCCATGAAGGTCGTGGTGGTGCGCGCTCTGACGGGGGGCTCGCGCGCGGCACCTTCCGCATACCACGGTGAGCCGCAAACGGCACCTCCCGCGAGCAGTCAGAAGCCCTGGATATTCCAGAGTAAATACGGCTCAGCGGAAGTAGGCGCGGAGCTGCCAGCCGAGCACCAGGGCCAGCATCAGCCCGACCCAGAACAGCCAGCGTTTGTTCTCCGGCTCGGGCCCCGGCGAGCGCTGCAGCTCCAGCACTTTCAGCCGAGCTTCGAGCTGATCGAACCTGCGGTCCAGCTCGTCGACTCGGTGGTTCGGCTCATCACTCGACTGCTCCGCCGCGCCCTTCACGCTGAGCAGCGTGCTGTTGCTCAGCGTGGTCGAAATATCGTCCGCTTCCACGGCTGAGCCCCGCTGCCGCGCGGGCGCCAGATCGCGCTCGGTGTCCTCCGACGGCACCGAATTCTTGGGCGTCGGCGGGACGTCGTCGTCAGCGGACTCGGAGGCCACGTCGTCCTTCATACCCGTCATGCTCAGCCCTGACCAGGGGGTCTATCCATATCCGCCGTGCCCCTGCCCGTGCCCGTGCCCGCTCTGCTCTTCGCCGCTCAGAAGAAGTTGCCGATGGTGAACTCGAACACGCTCGACTCTTCGTAGGGTAGCGGCTTGAAGGGGAAACCCCACTCGAACCGCAGCGGGCCGAGGGGTGAGAACCAGCGGATGCCGAAGCCATAGGAGGTGCGGAGCGCCGCCAGGCTCGACAGCCCGTCGAAGCAGGGGCTGGTCTCCTTGAAGGTGGTCCCCTGGTTGGCGAGCGCGCCCTTGCCGGCCGTGTCGCAGTAGTTCTGCTCCAGGTTCCAGGCGTTGCCGGCGTCCGTGAAGAACACGCCGCGGATGCCGACCTTGTCGATGATCGGGAACTCCAGCTCCAGGTTCTGGAAGTAGCTCAGGTTGCCACCGATGTTGGCCCCGTAGGGGATGGGAGCGCTGTTGGGATCGGTGAACTGCGTGAGCGGGACGCGCGGGCCGAGCGATCGGAAGCGGAAGCCGCGCACGTCGAGGATGCCGCCCAGGAAGAAGCGCGCAAAGATCGGCACCCCGTCCTGGGTGGGGCTCGTGACGTGGCCGCCCTCCATGTTCAGCTTGGCGACGATCCCGGAGCCGAGGGGGTAGTAGAAGCGCGCAACCCCACGGTGGCGCAAGAACTCGTTGTCGGAGCCGAAGCCGGCGGCCGCGAGCTCGGTCGAGCCACGCAGGTAGACGCCGGCCGTCGGGAACAGGCGGTTGTCGCGGGAGTCGTAGGTCAGCGCCGGTCGGATGCTCGAGGTGAAGCCGTCGTTGAACAGGTTGGCCAGGGGGAGCTGACGGAACACACTGGTGCCACCGGTCTGGCCCAGAATGGTCGAGGTCGTCTGGGTCGAGACGTCGTTCAGCTCTGCGGTATACGCGACACTCGCCGACAGCTCCGGGTCCACGATCGGGTAACCGAAGGTGAGGGAGCCGCCTCGTGTCGATTCGCTGAAGTCGTTGTAGATGCGCAGTTGGTCGAACAAATCGATGCTCGCCGAGAAATCGCTGTCCAGGAAGTACGGCTCGTAGAAGCGCAGATCGACCAGCTGGCGGAGTCCACTCACCTGCGCTTGCAGTGAGAGGCTCTGGCCGTTGCCGAACAGGTTGGCTTGTTGAACCTGAGCGGTGGCGATGAAGTTCTCGATGCTCGAGAAGCCGGCACCGACCTGGAACGTGCCCGTCGGGCGCTCGGTCACCTCGATGTTGACCTGCATCTTTTCCGGCGCCGACCCCTCCTCGGTGGAGATGTCGACCCGCTCGAAGAAACCGAGGGCCGTGATTCGACGCTTGGATTTCTCGAGGCGCGTCTCGTGAAATAGCTCACCCTCTTCGACCTCGAGCTCCCGGCGCAGGACCTTGTCGCGCGTCTTGGCGTTGCCGCGGAACTCGATGCGCTCGAAGTAGACCAGCGGGCCGCGCTCGACGGGCACGACGATGTCGACCTCGTGGCGCTCCTGGTCGAGGCGTGTCTGGGGGTTGGCCTCGACGTTGGCGTAGCCGTGGTCGCGGTAGAGGGTCCGCACCGATTGCAGATCTTCGAGCAGCTCGGCGCGATTGAAGAAGTCTCCGGGCTTTGCCCGCACCATGTTGCGCAGGCGACGCCGGCCGCCGATCGGGTCGACCTCCGTGCCGTCTTTGCCCTTCTCGTACACACGCATCTGTCGGATGCGGTAGCGCGGGCCCTCGTCGATGGTGATGCTCACCTCGATACCGTTGCGGTCCGGGGTCAGCATCACCCGCGGAGTGCTGATCGAGACCTGGAGGTAGCCGCGGTCGTAGTAGAGCGCGCTGATGACGGCGATGTCGCGCTCGAATGCGTCCTGGCGATACGGGCCGCCCGAGCCGAACGCAAAAAAGCCGGAGTTTCCCGTGAACATCAGCTCGCGCAGCTCTTCGTCGGGGATGCTGTGGTTGCCGATGAACGTGATGCGCCGGACGCTGACCTGGCCGTGCTCTTTGATGGTGAGCTTGATGCTCACCTCGTCGTTTTTCAGCGGGACGATCTCACTCTTGACCTCCGCCAGGAAGAAGCCGCGCTCCGCGTACATGTCGCGGATCTTCTGGATGCTGCGCCGCACCGCAGGCTGGCTCAGGATGGTGTTCGACTTCACCTCGACGCCTTCGGTGAGGTCGTCGGTGTCGATCTCCGAGTTGCCTTCGAAGACTACCTCGGAGATGTTCGGCCGCTCGCGCACCGAAAAGCGCAGGCTGACCCCGGCGTCGCTCTTCTCGAGATCGACCTCGATGTCATCGAAGAAGCCCGAGTTCCAGAGCTCTCGTACATCCTGGCTCAGCGCCTCGGGCGCGAAGGTCTGGCCGACTCGCTCACGCAGGTAGGTGAGGATGTCTTCCTTGGTGACGCGACGATTGCCGTCGACCTCGATGGCGACCACGGTCAGCCCGCGAGCCTTCTCTGCCTCGCCGGGGGGCAGCCGTGGCACCGCACCGACGTCGTCGCTGCTCCGGCGCGCACGGGGTTTGGCGGGACCGGGCGTGGCGTCACCTGGTTTGAGCTCGGCCGGTTTGGGCTCAGCCGGCTTGGGCTCGGCCGGCTTCGGTTCAGCCGGTTTGGGTTCGGCGGGCTTGGGCTGCGCAGCAACGGGCACTGCTGAAGTGATGAGCCAGACGACAGTCAGCAGCCCGATGAGGGCTCGCGCTCGGAGGAGAACCCCCAGACGGTGGAAACCGGCGAGAAGCAAGACGGGCATCGAGGGCCGAGCAAAGGAGCGGGCCGCCGCTCCATCTGGCGAGCCATCTACTCGAAATTGCGAGCGTCCGGGTAGCCTAGCAATGCTTTTTGTCTGAGGTCGCCCAGAAAAACAGGCGAAAAGTCCCCATGCGCTCCTTCCCGCTCGTCTGGCCCGGCGGCCGCACTCGCGTCTTCGCGTGGGCGCTCGGGTTCGTGTGCCTGACGGGGCTCGGGGGCTGTCCGGCGAAATCGTCCCGCCGGAGCGAGGGGAGTGGAGTCGACATCGAGTGCGGTACTGCATGCGCTGCGCTCACCGGAAGCGGCTGCGAGCGGGAAGGCGCGGGACCCAAGGACCAAGCCGCCTGCGTCGATGCGTGTCGGAGCCGGACCAGGGAGTTGCGTGCGTGGGGTTGTGGAAAGGACCGCACTGCCTACCTGGCTTGTGTCGCGGGGTCTCGACTCGAGTGCTCGGCGAAGTGCGCCGCGGCGACCTGCCTCGAGCGACGAGAGGGGATCGCCGGCTGCGCGGCCGAGCACGCGCTGTTGGAGCAGTGCGCCGCGCCTTGCCGCAACACAGGCAGCGTGACGTTGGTCGATCGCGATGCGGGTGGCGCGAACGTGCTCGCGGAGCTGGTGCGTGCCGGCTGCACCCGCTGTCCTCCGTCAGACCAGCGCGCGCCCCCGGGGTCCGACTGCCAAGCCGCGTCGGTGTGCAGCCAGACCTGTTGCACCTGCGCCGACGGTCGCGGGCGTTACCTCGCGCGGGTGTGCCGGGCGGGAGCGTGCGCTGCGTCCGACCTCGCCTGTGCGTCGGCTCAGTCGAGCGGGCTCGCGCCGTGCTCCGCCGGCAGGTGATGGCCGTCGCCGAGGGTCGATGGCCGGGCGGTCAGCTGCGCCGGAAATCATCCACGTGGATGCCGTAGCGTTTCATCCAGCGGTGGACCTGCATGCGTGCTTTGCCGAGCTGGCGGCCGACGGCGGCCACGTTGCCGCCGTGCTGCTCGAGCATCGCTCTGAGCTCGACGTCAGTCGGCATGGACGCGCGCGACGCTGCGGGTTGGCTTGTGGCCGGCGTGCTCGAGCCGCCGGGCAGGGCGGCGGCGCGCAGCACGTCGCCGTAGTCCTCCATGGCCTCGATCACCGGCGCGGGCAGCAGCTGGTCGCCGAGCACGTCGGACTCCGAGAGGGCGATGCAACGCTTCACGCACGCTTCGAGCTCGCGCACGTTGTACGGCCAGTCGTACTGCAACGCCGCGGTCATGAACCCGAACGTGGGCACGAGCTCCGGGCGACCGTGCCGCTTCAGGAAGGCCTGCACCAGCATGAACACGTCTTCCTTGCGCTCGCGCAGCGCGGGTAGGCGCAGCTGGTACTCGTTCAGGCGGGCGAACAGGTCCTGTCGAAATGCTCCCCCCTGTTGCAGGCGCCAGAGATCACGGTGCGTCGCGCACACGACGCGCACGTCGACTCGCTCCGGCGCCGTCGCGCCCAGGGGAAATACTTCCTTTGCTTGCAGGACCCGCAGCAGCTTGGCCTGGGCTTCGAGCGGCATGTCGCCGATCTCGTCGAGCAACAGGGTGCCCTCGTGTGCGCTCTTGATCAGGCCCGGCTTGTCGCGGTCCGCGCCCGAAAACGCGCCGCGCTTGTAGCCAAAGAGCTCGCTCTCGATCAGCGTGGCGGGAATGGCCGCGCAGTTGACCGCCGAGAACGCCCCGCGCCTTCCGCTCAGCCGGTGCAGCTCGCGGGCCACGACCTCTTTGCCCGTGCCGCTCTCGCCCAGGAGCATCACGCTGAGGGGTGTGGGTGCGATGCGGCAGAGGTCCGCCGAGATGCGATCGATCTGGTAGCCGCCGAGCAGCGCGCTGTCTTGCTCTGCGCGCCGCGATGCACCGGGGACCATCGCGCCGTCGATGCGATACTCCGAGAACGCCTCGGCGTGTTTGTCGACGAACTTCATGATCGCGTCGCCGACTCGGACCTCGTTCAACGGCTCGAGCTCGACGGAGGTGATCCTGCGTCCGTCGACCAGCGTCCCGTTCCTGCTGCCTTTGTCGTGCAGCACCCAGGCATCGTTCTCCCAGGTCAATTCTGCGTGCACTCGCGACACGGCGGTGACGCCCATGCGGATGTCGGCGTCGTCGTCCCGGCCGATCACCATGCGCTCTTTGTCCAGCAGCCACACCGGTGGCAGCTCCGCGTAACGCTCGGCGTACAGCAGCACGAGCCCCGCTACCGGTCCGCCGCGATTCGGCGACGCCGGCGTGCCGAACTCGGCCATTGCCCCGGTGGTCTTCTCGCTCATTCTCCGACCACCGGGCAGCGTACCGACCCTTCGCCGGCGAAACCAGCCCCCAGCGTAAGTCGGGCCTGCGCCAAAGAACGATTTTGCTCGTGGTCGGGGCGCGGCGCGCGCGCGTATGCTGTCGCCTCATGGCCAAGCCCGCGCCCCCCGCTCCGCTTCGTATCGCTGCCGTCCAGCTGTCGTGCCAGGCCGACGTCACGGAAAACCTCGCGGCCTGTCGTCAGTGGGTGGCGGTCGCTGCCGAGCGAGGTGCAAAGGTCGTGCTCCTGCCGGAGAACTTCGCCTTCATGGGACCCGAAGCGGACAAACGCGGGCTCGCCGAGCGACTGGGTGATGATGGGCCACCGATCCAGAAAGCGCTCCGACAGATGGCGGCGGAAAACCGAGTCGTCGTGGCCGCCGGAGGTTTCCCGGAGCGGAGCGACGACCCTGAGCGGCCCTACAACACCCTGGCCGTCTTTGGCGACGACGGCGAGCTCCGGGCGAGCTACCGCAAGATCCACCTGTTCGACGTGCGTCTGCCGGACGGCAGCGAGATCAGCGAATCCGCGGCCACCCTGCGGGGAGCCGAGCCGCAGGTGATCGAGGTCGCCGGCTACAAACTCGGGCTCAGCATCTGCTACGACCTGCGCTTCCCCGAGCTGTACCGCGCCCTTGCGGATCGTGGGGCGGAGGTCCTGCTCGTGCCCGCCGCATTCACCCTGCTCACCGGCAAGGACCACTGGCACGTGCTGCTCCGGGCGCGCGCCATCGAGGCGCAGTGTTTCGTCGTCGCCGCGGCGCAGTGGGGTTCGCACCCGAAGGGGCGCACGACGTATGGGCACTCGCTGGTGGCCGATCCGTGGGGCACGGTCATCGCCGAAGCCTCGGATGGTGCCGGAGTGGTGCTCGCGGACCTGGATCGAACCGTCCTCGAACGAGTGCGGACGAACCTCCCGAGCCTCCAGCACCGAGTGCTCGGCCGCTGACGAACAGCCACAGCGCCCGCCGGCGACTCGGGCGCGACTACAGGTGGCGCTTGGCGATCTCGCTCCACGTGCCTTGCGGCTCGAGTGCGATGTAGCTCTTCCAGAACGGACGCGCCTTCTGGGTCTCGCCCACCTGCTCGTAGGCCATCGCCAGGTTGAAGTAAGCATCCGCGAACTTCGAATCACTCTCCAATGCGCCGTGAAAGAGCGGAATGCTGAGCTCGGGTTGGCCGCGCTCGAGCATCACATAGCCCAGGTTGTACTGCGCCTCGGGTTGGTGTGAGTCGATCTCCAGGGCGCGGCGGTAGAGCGCCTCGGCGGCCTCGGGATCGCCGCGGCGGAAGCGAACGTTGCCCAGGTTCGTGTAGGCGATGGCCAGCCACGGATCGAGCTCGAGGGCCTGCAGGTACAGCCCCTCCGCTTCATCCATGGTCAGCGGGTCCTCGTCGAGCTGACTCGCGCGGAGGTAGAGCTCGTAGGCGCTGCGTGAGCGTTCGCGTCCGGCCGAAGGTCTGAGCACGCGCACCACGTCGTCCCGAAGTGTCTTCACCTCGAAGTCGAGCACCATCTGCCCCGTCAACGGTTCGAATGCGCCATCGTGGGTGCGCACGACGACCCGCTGTCCGTCCGAGACGATGCGTAGCTCGGCCAGGGGTCGAGCGACGCGCGGCAGTGTGCGCTGCAACGCGCTGATGGCTCGGGTCACGTCCCGCAGTCGCACGTTCCTATCGAGCAAGGCTTGGGCGGTTCGGAGTGCGATCAGATCCGAGAAGGTGTAGGCGCGGCGTCCTCGTCGCCGCCCCGTGGGGGGAACCACACCAGTCTTGTCGAGCGTGCGCAGTCGGTTCGGCGAAATGTCCAGGAGGCGCGCGATCTCACTCTGGGTGAACAGGTCGGTCAGCGGCTCGCGGTTGGATGGCGCTGCGTCCTTCTTGGAGCTCGCGGTCTTCCGCTGTTTGGTCTGGACGCGTCCGCCACCCGGACCGAAGACGACATGGATGACCTTGTCGTCGCGTCGCTTTTTGCGCTTCATGCTCATCACGGAGGACACTTGCCGAGTAACGTGTAGCTCTCAATTCTTCCGCGCGAGCATTTCTGTCAAGACCCGGCGTGGAGTCGCCGACATCGTGCGCTGATCTTGCGCAGTTTTCGCCCCGCTGCGCCGCGCTCCGGCGCCGAATCGAAACGCGCAGATGGACTTGACGTCCATCCGAGAATTATTTCCGTTCAGCCCGTGTCGGCGGAGCCGAGCGCGTGAACGTTCGCCTCGACGTCGATGTCGACGCGGATCCCCCGCGGGTCGCGGCGCACTGCAAGCTCGGCGCGGACCCGCCCGAGCGCACCCCCCGAGCGCAGCTGAGCTTCGAGGCACGCCACGCGAATGGCGCGCAGGCGCGCGTGAGGGTCTTTGGGTACGAGCGCGAGAAGTTGCTCGGCGTCCGCGTCCGGGATGCGACCGCCGCACGACTCGAGGGTCAAGAGCACGCTCGTCGAGCCGTAGTAGACGGGGCCGTCGGGCTCGACACGGGTGGCGCCTTCACTCATCACGTCGGCTGCCTCGAACAGCTCGCGCCAGCGATAGTCGCTGCTCTGCCAGAGCTCGACGGATCGCCGTTTGAGCATTGGCAGCCCGCGGGTCTTCTTGAGACCTGGCAATCGGTGGCGCGCCCGCATTTTCCAAATGGTACGGGGCGGAGCGTCGCTGCACGAAGTTGTCCGCAGTCAGTCCGATGCGGGTTAACGAAATGCTTCCCGAAGCCGGCCGGGGCGCGCCCCGAAAGTTGGCCGGTACCAGGTGGTCGGGCCAGCCTCAGCTCGCCACAGAGGAGAGAGACCGTGAGCGAAACCGAATCCACTTTCCGCCCCGCAGCGTCTGGGAAAGATCGTCGTCGTCACCGCATGTTCGTGACGCGGAACACCGAATATCACTTCCGAGACGGTGTCTGCGTGGCCGTCCGGGACAAGAGCTCGGGCAGCTGGTTGCCTTCCCACCTGGCGCTCTGCCGGAAGGTGACCGGCCGGGTCCGGTTCCAGGGCAATGGCGTGGCGGTGCCGGTGCATGGCAGCCCCGAGGTGGGGGAGGCCCTCTACTTCGGGGACGACGGTCGAGAGCTGGTGACCAGCCTGCTGACGGCGATCGAACGGCCGGCCAAGGTGCTGGTGACGAGCTACCCGGCCCCTTCCACGTTCAGCCAGCGCACCTGAGGCGCCCGGAGCGGTTGAACCAGTGAAAGATCCAGAAATTCGCGGTGCTGCGCAGCATACGCGCCGCGGTGCGAAGCTCAGTTTGCGCACGCCGCGTCATTTTTGCAGTCACCGCGACGAATGGAACTAGGGTGGGGCCGCCTTGGGTTCCAGCGTCGTTGGCACCGTTCTTTCATACTGCAGCGGGAGCAAAGGTAGTTCGGGCGTTTTGCCCGCAAGTGGTTGATCCAGATGGCACTTCCGTTCGACTCCAGCCCCGCTCCCAACGATCCTCGCGCCGCGCGCATTCTGGCAAAGACCATCTACCGGGAGCTCCGTGGCAGTGGGTTTTCCGAGCGCGACGTGATGGCCCTGGCGGGGGAGCTCCTGGCCCTGGTGACCACCGAGGTCCGCGGGCAGTCGCCGGCCGGCGAACCCTGATTCGACTCTGGCCTGGCTCGGGGGAAGGCGACTCTGGCGGCCGAATTCCGGGGGGACTCGCCAGTAACATTGACAGGCCGCCCGAGATTTCGGCAGATCTACCGGGCTGCTTGTGATTTCCCCTCCACAGTCGAGTCGCTCGTTGTTCGCCATCGTCATCAGCGAGAAGGGGGGAGCCGAACGCCGAGAGGTTTTCGAGCGCCCCGAAGTGAGCGTTGGGCGTGTGCAGGGCAACGACTTGATGTTGCCGAAAGGCAACGTCAGCAAGCGCCACGCGCGGCTCATCTTCCGTGACGCGCGCTTCATCGTCACCGATCTGAACAGCACCAACGGCACCTACGTCAACCGCCGGCGCATCTCTCAAGCGACCATCGTGCGCGAAGGAGATCGCATCTACATCGGTGACTTCGTGCTGCGCATCGAGATGCCCGAGGGCGCCAGTGAGCCCTCGACCGGCGGCGAGCAGACGGGAAGCGGACCGGTCCCGGCCGCTGTGCGCGCGGCGGCCAGCGAGTCCGGCGCGACGGCCTTCCCCGCGGACATCGAGGAAGCCAGCGGCGCGAGCTACCCGGAGGTGCCGGGACCACCGCGCATGCCGTCGCAACCCCGAGTCGAGGCACCGTCGGAGTCGCATCCGTCGGAGAAGATGGCGCTCGCGAGCGTGGTCGACGTCTCGCATGCGGACATCGACCTTCGGCAGATGGCTCAGTCGGGCGAGGACAGCAAGAGCCACCGCTCCGCGCTCACTGCGCTCATCTCGCGGGTGAGTCGTGACCTCGACCCCGCTGTCCTCGATGGCATCATCGACGAAGCCACCCGCGGGCGCATCGAGCACTCGATTGAAGAACGCGCCCACGAGCT
It encodes the following:
- the nth gene encoding endonuclease III; the encoded protein is MFAHLVAQHPDAHCELDHRNAFELVVATVLSAQATDVGVNKVTPELFRRWPVPQALATADPNEVERVIGSLGFFRQKTKSITGLAKCLMSDHGGQVPRTLDELVKLPGVGRKTANVVLGVAFGKPEGVVVDTHVLRISQRLGWTRDDTPEKVETDLMRLLPREHWDRVSHTLIFHGRRVCSARKPACAACSVSELCPSAFRAEHVGRKPPRPRASPGPVKAASGAKKRTKPSSQVQTPVGSRTSALAGPRARIKLPAGVKPKSAPKAKGKPSRKG
- the gyrA gene encoding DNA gyrase subunit A, yielding MANPPPSNPTSSSSDQPISIQEEMRTSYLDYAMSVIIGRAIPDVRDGLKPVHRRILYAMRALNLTPATAYRKCALVVGEVIGKYHPHGDAAVYDSLVRMAQDFSLRHMLVDGQGNFGSVDGDPPAAYRYTECRMAKIAMELMEDIEKDTVDFTPTFDESNEEPTVLPARFPNLLVNGSGGIAVGMATNIPPHNLAEVIDATICLINRPETSIEELIGIIPGPDFPTGGMIHGRAGIWAAYKTGRGSVVMRAKTLVEKVAGNSEREQIVVSEIPYQVNKARLAAKIGELIRDKRVEGIREVRDESDRDGMRLVVELKKDVYPDVVLNQLFRLTDLQASFGIINLAIVDGRPAVLDLKETLRQFIEHRREVVSRRTRYELAQAEASKEIVEGLGMAVTEVDLVIKTIRESRDSEEARGRLMTLPLAGLESFVRRAGRPEAEIEAAAQVKDYRLSERQAKAILDMRLAKLTGLEYEKLAKEYGELCDEITRLRAILGDETLLMEVIVKELLDVRSRHAEVRRTEIVDNEAEIQIEDLIQEEPMVVTISHQGYIKRTALNDYKAQKRGGKGNRGMEARDDDFVNQLFVASTHSFVFFFSDIGKVYVKKVYEIPMAARQAKGRAIVNFLGIEEDERIRAITPVPGFQEGIFVVTLTTSGQIKKTEVIEYENYREKGIIGVKIADDDHLLSATVTDGSREFLIATKSGKSIRFDEQLVRPMGRPAAGVKAISLDDGDQVVGFAATDPLRTQVLAVCERGYGKRTPLEEFRQQGRGGKGIILIDASDRNGPVVGIALVTEADEIMLITDRGQTIRTRVSEIRETGRNAQGVKLMSVDEGERIVAMEAMSESSSGLDDESMMPPENAESAENAENAENAENAEDAEDAENAENAEDSEPSDEGNGGEGGEPSDD
- the bamA gene encoding outer membrane protein assembly factor BamA, with protein sequence MPPGEAEKARGLTVVAIEVDGNRRVTKEDILTYLRERVGQTFAPEALSQDVRELWNSGFFDDIEVDLEKSDAGVSLRFSVRERPNISEVVFEGNSEIDTDDLTEGVEVKSNTILSQPAVRRSIQKIRDMYAERGFFLAEVKSEIVPLKNDEVSIKLTIKEHGQVSVRRITFIGNHSIPDEELRELMFTGNSGFFAFGSGGPYRQDAFERDIAVISALYYDRGYLQVSISTPRVMLTPDRNGIEVSITIDEGPRYRIRQMRVYEKGKDGTEVDPIGGRRRLRNMVRAKPGDFFNRAELLEDLQSVRTLYRDHGYANVEANPQTRLDQERHEVDIVVPVERGPLVYFERIEFRGNAKTRDKVLRRELEVEEGELFHETRLEKSKRRITALGFFERVDISTEEGSAPEKMQVNIEVTERPTGTFQVGAGFSSIENFIATAQVQQANLFGNGQSLSLQAQVSGLRQLVDLRFYEPYFLDSDFSASIDLFDQLRIYNDFSESTRGGSLTFGYPIVDPELSASVAYTAELNDVSTQTTSTILGQTGGTSVFRQLPLANLFNDGFTSSIRPALTYDSRDNRLFPTAGVYLRGSTELAAAGFGSDNEFLRHRGVARFYYPLGSGIVAKLNMEGGHVTSPTQDGVPIFARFFLGGILDVRGFRFRSLGPRVPLTQFTDPNSAPIPYGANIGGNLSYFQNLELEFPIIDKVGIRGVFFTDAGNAWNLEQNYCDTAGKGALANQGTTFKETSPCFDGLSSLAALRTSYGFGIRWFSPLGPLRFEWGFPFKPLPYEESSVFEFTIGNFF